One window of Marinomonas primoryensis genomic DNA carries:
- the ung gene encoding uracil-DNA glycosylase: MNITSDWKGYLADEFKKDYMQSLQQFLQSEKQKKTLYPDESEYFTALNSTPFSQVKVVILGQDPYHGEGQAHGLSFSVKPNVKIPPSLMNIYKELNMDLGITPVDHGYLLPWAEQGVLLLNSVLTVEARKPGSHQNKGWETFTDKIIEMINEKHEGVVFMLWGAYAQKKGRHINHEKHCVLESVHPSPLSAYRGFLGCQHFSKANKYLTRIGKEPIKWALDPIDKKIAVKGIGQITLPF, translated from the coding sequence ATGAATATAACGAGTGATTGGAAGGGTTATTTAGCGGATGAATTTAAAAAAGACTACATGCAGTCTTTGCAACAGTTTTTGCAATCTGAAAAACAAAAGAAGACGTTGTATCCTGATGAATCAGAGTATTTTACCGCGTTAAATTCCACGCCTTTTAGTCAGGTCAAAGTGGTCATACTTGGCCAAGACCCTTATCACGGAGAAGGGCAAGCGCATGGTTTGTCTTTTTCAGTGAAGCCTAACGTAAAAATACCACCGTCGTTGATGAATATTTATAAAGAATTGAACATGGATTTGGGTATTACGCCAGTGGATCATGGTTATTTATTACCGTGGGCAGAGCAAGGTGTCTTGTTGCTAAATAGTGTTCTAACAGTAGAAGCAAGAAAACCGGGCTCTCATCAAAACAAAGGCTGGGAGACTTTTACAGATAAAATTATTGAGATGATCAATGAAAAGCACGAAGGTGTTGTTTTTATGTTGTGGGGCGCTTATGCACAAAAAAAGGGAAGACACATAAACCATGAAAAGCATTGTGTATTAGAAAGCGTTCACCCTTCGCCCTTGTCTGCTTATCGTGGGTTCCTAGGGTGTCAGCATTTTTCTAAAGCCAACAAATATCTAACTCGTATTGGCAAAGAGCCGATAAAATGGGCGTTGGATCCAATTGATAAAAAGATAGCTGTAAAGGGAATTGGTCAAATAACCTTGCCGTTCTGA
- a CDS encoding phosphotransferase, with protein sequence MTNLTAYFDKMAGILPEFNKIEVTQFEEGFSNKVYRLDWNKSPRIVLRLPDLDEMAFSIDRQSEMAVLLAAANADISPPILWHDELGAFACEFVIQPSLDWAVEHSKSNIERIAKALAQAHTLPEVNHPFCIYNLIAHYLKSIESYAPISMEIQAEQGYLQTLLFKLPRVEPSPCRVVCHNDLNPKNILMDDQTIWLIDWEYTGMGDPLFDLAVLSRSHNLTQIQQVHLIASYDDSLDIEVTLNKIAQYSLAYSLREMAWLLLKRVVTPEDTLSLEYYYEFKATPTLNPFIALDDTAAKERS encoded by the coding sequence ATGACTAACTTAACAGCCTATTTCGATAAAATGGCTGGTATTTTACCTGAATTCAACAAAATTGAAGTGACACAGTTTGAAGAAGGGTTCTCAAATAAAGTTTATCGGTTAGATTGGAATAAATCTCCTAGAATAGTTTTACGATTACCGGACTTGGATGAAATGGCTTTTAGTATCGACAGACAAAGCGAAATGGCGGTTTTGCTTGCTGCTGCCAATGCCGATATTTCACCACCAATACTTTGGCATGATGAACTTGGCGCTTTTGCCTGTGAGTTTGTGATTCAGCCTTCTTTGGATTGGGCTGTCGAGCATTCTAAAAGCAACATAGAAAGGATAGCAAAAGCCTTGGCTCAAGCGCATACCTTGCCAGAGGTGAACCATCCTTTTTGTATTTATAATCTGATAGCACATTACCTTAAATCGATTGAGTCTTATGCTCCTATTAGTATGGAGATTCAAGCTGAGCAGGGTTATTTACAAACATTGCTTTTTAAATTACCGCGAGTTGAGCCCAGTCCATGTCGTGTTGTGTGCCATAACGATCTTAATCCTAAAAATATCTTAATGGATGATCAGACCATTTGGTTGATTGATTGGGAGTACACCGGCATGGGCGATCCTTTGTTTGATTTAGCCGTACTGTCACGCTCTCATAATTTAACTCAAATTCAGCAAGTTCATTTGATCGCCAGTTATGATGACTCCCTTGATATAGAAGTAACGCTGAACAAAATAGCCCAATACAGTTTGGCTTACTCATTGCGAGAGATGGCTTGGTTGCTACTGAAGCGCGTAGTGACACCTGAAGATACGTTGTCACTGGAATATTATTATGAATTTAAGGCAACACCAACACTCAACCCTTTTATCGCTCTAGATGATACTGCAGCGAAGGAGCGGAGTTAG
- a CDS encoding MurR/RpiR family transcriptional regulator — protein MNKHEDIIRKIQERLSTLSKSERKVAEAILADPKTTIHSSIAKLAARAQVSEPTVNRFCRSLIGSGFPDFKVSLAQSLATGTPYVNLNVEPDDAPGAVTAKIFEAAKNNLTRAQDILPEALISRAVDVLAQARRIEFYGLGASGPVAKDAHHKFFRLNMPVVAYTDILVQRMAAAGSHSGDAIVIISYTGRTLPLIETARVAREAGATVIGITNPGSPLTEHCSIVLPIEETEDTDIYTPMSSRIVYLTLIDALATGVLLKRGPEFNAHLKKLKQSVQDTRLPKVEKK, from the coding sequence ATGAATAAACACGAAGACATTATTCGTAAGATACAAGAACGACTGAGCACATTAAGCAAATCCGAACGAAAAGTTGCGGAAGCCATTCTTGCCGACCCAAAAACGACCATTCACTCCAGTATTGCTAAACTTGCCGCCAGAGCACAGGTAAGTGAACCTACGGTTAACCGTTTTTGTCGCAGCCTAATAGGCAGCGGTTTTCCCGATTTTAAAGTGTCACTTGCCCAAAGCCTCGCCACAGGAACACCCTATGTTAATTTAAACGTAGAACCTGATGATGCTCCGGGTGCCGTCACTGCGAAGATTTTTGAAGCCGCAAAAAACAACCTAACCAGAGCACAGGATATTTTACCTGAAGCCCTCATTAGCCGAGCGGTTGATGTATTAGCTCAGGCTCGCCGCATAGAGTTTTACGGTTTAGGTGCATCTGGCCCTGTCGCCAAAGATGCCCACCATAAATTCTTTCGCTTAAATATGCCCGTGGTCGCTTATACCGACATTTTGGTGCAACGCATGGCCGCTGCAGGCTCTCATTCAGGCGACGCCATTGTCATAATTTCCTATACTGGTCGAACCTTGCCTTTGATCGAAACAGCACGGGTAGCGCGAGAAGCTGGAGCGACGGTTATCGGAATCACAAACCCTGGTTCGCCGCTAACTGAGCACTGCTCTATTGTATTGCCGATTGAAGAGACTGAAGATACAGACATCTACACACCGATGAGCTCACGTATTGTCTATTTGACCTTGATCGATGCGTTGGCAACAGGCGTACTTCTAAAGCGTGGCCCTGAATTCAATGCGCATCTTAAAAAATTGAAACAAAGCGTACAGGATACTCGTTTACCTAAAGTTGAAAAAAAATAG
- the putP gene encoding sodium/proline symporter PutP translates to MIESSYAISFTFLAYLAVMLGIGLYAYKNTSSSEDYFLGGRSLGPWPTALSAGASDMSGWLLLGLPGYAFAAGLESIWLAGGLLVGTWLNWLFCAKRLRTYSITADNSLTLPGFLSVRFQDNSKLIQTISALFILLFFLFYTSSGLVAGGKLFETVFGLDYTYAVIIGTVCVVSYTLFGGFLAVAWTDLIQGLMMSAALIVVPLVAIDGGWTELSSTLTIKNPELLNIWTSVSGEPLSAIAIISLVAWGLGYFGQPHILARFKASRSNKDIKTARRIAVVWTLISMTGALLIGLVGISYVDSNLAGNLADPEKIFMVLVNAVFHPVVAGILLAAILAAIMSTADSQLLVSSSALAEDFYKKLFNKEATQQQIVNVGRFAVVAISILALILALNPKSSVLGLVSYAWAGFGAAFGPAILLSLFWRSMNRNGALAGIIVGGVTVVIWKQLSGGWFDVYEIVPGFILATISIIVVSLATGAPEEAVTESFDEYEKALDTMD, encoded by the coding sequence ATGATAGAAAGCAGTTATGCGATCAGCTTTACATTCCTAGCCTATCTGGCAGTTATGCTAGGAATTGGGCTTTACGCTTATAAAAACACATCAAGCTCAGAAGACTACTTTCTAGGTGGGCGTTCTTTAGGCCCTTGGCCAACCGCGCTATCTGCCGGTGCATCTGATATGAGTGGCTGGTTGCTACTTGGTCTTCCAGGTTACGCTTTTGCAGCAGGGCTTGAGTCAATTTGGTTAGCAGGCGGTCTATTGGTAGGCACATGGCTGAACTGGTTATTTTGTGCAAAACGCTTGCGTACTTATAGCATCACTGCTGATAACTCTCTTACGCTACCGGGTTTTCTTTCTGTTCGCTTTCAAGACAACTCTAAGCTTATTCAAACGATATCCGCTCTTTTTATCCTCCTATTCTTCCTGTTCTATACAAGTTCAGGTTTAGTGGCTGGCGGTAAATTATTTGAAACTGTGTTTGGTCTTGATTACACCTACGCCGTTATCATAGGTACGGTTTGTGTCGTCTCTTACACCTTGTTTGGCGGTTTCCTAGCGGTTGCATGGACAGACCTTATTCAAGGCTTGATGATGAGTGCCGCTTTAATAGTTGTTCCTCTTGTTGCTATTGATGGTGGCTGGACTGAGCTTTCTAGTACTTTGACGATCAAAAACCCTGAGCTTCTAAACATCTGGACCAGCGTAAGTGGCGAACCTCTTAGTGCGATTGCAATTATTTCTCTGGTAGCATGGGGATTAGGTTATTTCGGTCAACCACATATCCTAGCTCGCTTTAAAGCCTCTCGTTCTAATAAAGACATTAAAACAGCTCGTCGTATTGCCGTTGTTTGGACATTGATTTCAATGACTGGCGCTCTACTCATCGGCTTAGTTGGTATCTCTTATGTAGACAGCAACTTAGCTGGCAACTTAGCTGATCCAGAAAAAATCTTCATGGTTCTTGTGAATGCCGTTTTCCACCCTGTGGTTGCAGGCATTCTTCTAGCGGCAATTCTAGCGGCGATCATGAGCACAGCGGATTCTCAACTGCTTGTTTCATCTTCTGCTTTAGCTGAGGATTTTTATAAGAAATTGTTCAATAAAGAAGCGACTCAGCAGCAAATTGTTAACGTTGGCCGTTTCGCCGTTGTTGCGATCTCTATTCTTGCTTTGATTCTTGCTCTGAATCCTAAGAGTTCGGTACTTGGCCTAGTATCTTACGCTTGGGCTGGTTTCGGTGCGGCATTTGGACCTGCAATTCTACTAAGCTTGTTCTGGCGTAGCATGAACCGCAATGGTGCTCTTGCAGGTATCATCGTTGGTGGTGTAACTGTTGTTATCTGGAAACAACTAAGCGGCGGATGGTTCGACGTTTATGAGATTGTTCCTGGCTTTATTCTAGCGACAATCTCAATCATTGTAGTGAGCCTTGCTACTGGTGCACCTGAAGAAGCGGTTACAGAATCTTTTGATGAGTACGAAAAAGCACTAGACACAATGGACTAG